In one Lolium rigidum isolate FL_2022 chromosome 3, APGP_CSIRO_Lrig_0.1, whole genome shotgun sequence genomic region, the following are encoded:
- the LOC124698707 gene encoding protein DETOXIFICATION 40-like has translation MINYLMSMSTQIFSGHLGNLELAAASLGNTGIQMFAYGLMLGMGSAVETLCGQAYGARKYEMLGTYLQRSAVLLCCTGIPLAVIYVFSEPILLFLGQSPEIARAASIFVYGLIPQIFAYAFNFPIQKFMQAQSIVLPSAYISTATLALHLLLSWVVVYKAGLGLLGASLVLSLSWWIIVAAQFGYIVMSPTCRHTWTGFTSQAFSGLTDFIKLSAASAVMLCLETWYFQVLVLIAGLLPNPELALDSLSVCMTIAGWVFMISVGFNAAASVRVSNELGAGNPKSAFFSVWVVTVLCGTITVILAIVILCLRNYISYLFTEGETVSNAVADLCPLLAITLILNGIQPVLSGVAVGCGWQQFVAYVNIGCYYIVGIPLGVVLGFVFKLGVKGIWGGMIGGTAMQTAILLWVTIRTDWNKEVEEAQKRLNKWEDKKEPLLTDVRKDDN, from the exons ATGATCAATTACCTCATGTCCATGTCGACGCAGATCTTCTCCGGCCACCTTGGGAACCTCGAgctcgccgccgcctcgctcggCAACACCGGCATCCAGATGTTCGCGTACGGCCTCATG CTTGGCATGGGTAGTGCAGTGGAGACTCTCTGCGGACAAGCCTACGGCGCACGGAAGTACGAAATGCTTGGAACTTACCTACAACGATCTGCCGTGCTCCTGTGCTGCACCGGCATACCGCTTGCGGTGATCTACGTTTTCTCTGAACCAATCCTCCTGTTCCTGGGACAGTCACCAGAGATCGCCCGTGCCGCGTCCATTTTCGTATACGGCCTGATACCTCAGATCTTCGCCTACGCTTTCAATTTCCCAATCCAGAAGTTCATGCAGGCTCAGAGCATTGTTCTGCCGAGTGCTTACATCTCAACCGCAACGCTAGCGTTGCACCTGCTGCTGAGCTGGGTTGTCGTTTACAAGGCTGGGCTGGGGCTTCTTGGTGCCTCCCTGGTGCTGAGTCTGAGCTGGTGGATCATTGTGGCGGCGCAGTTTGGGTACATTGTCATGAGCCCGACGTGCCGCCATACATGGACCGGGTTCACCTCGCAAGCCTTCTCTGGCTTGACGGATTTTATTAAGCTCTCAGCGGCATCTGCAGTTATGCTGTGCCTTGAGACATGGTACTTTCAGGTCCTCGTGCTCATTGCCGGCTTGCTCCCTAACCCTGAGCTTGCATTGGATTCCCTATCTGTGTG CATGACAATTGCTGGGTGGGTGTTCATGATCTCAGTAGGTTTCAATGCCGCTGCAAG TGTAAGAGTGAGCAATGAGCTTGGTGCCGGCAACCCCAAGTCGGCATTTTTCTCAGTATGGGTCGTCACCGTGCTCTGTGGAACAATCACTGTCATCCTTGCAATTGTGATCCTCTGTCTTCGAAATTACATCAGCTACTTGTTCACAGAGGGAGAAACAGTTTCCAACGCTGTGGCAGATCTCTGCCCGCTGCTCGCCATCACGCTCATTCTCAATGGCATCCAACCTGTTCTATCTG GTGTTGCTGTTGGATGTGGATGGCAACAGTTTGTTGCTTACGTGAACATCGGTTGTTACTACATCGTAGGCATTCCCCTTGGTGTTGTTCTAGGTTTTGTCTTCAAGCTCGGCGTAAAG GGCATTTGGGGTGGCATGATTGGAGGTACGGCCATGCAGACGGCCATTCTGTTATGGGTCACCATCAGAACTGATTGGAACAAAGAG GTGGAGGAGGCACAGAAAAGATTGAATAAGTGGGAGGATAAGAAGGAACCCCTTCTTACAGATGTCAGGAAAGATGATAATTAA